Sequence from the Microbacterium faecale genome:
GTCGAGCCCGGTCGTCGCTTCGTCCGCAGCGCGGTCGAGTTCCTCGTCCGATACGTCAGATGAGAGCCCTACCGTCACCAGACGTGGCTCGAATCGCACGGGAACCGTCGCGCCGTCGTCGACGGCGCGGGAAAGGTCGTACACGTCGATGTCGTCACCGAATACGGCGCGCGTGTCGCGCTCGCCGAGCGAGATCGGCGTTCCGGTGAACGCGATCAGCGTCGCGTGCGGCAGCGCGTCGCGCAGGTAGCGTGCGTACCCGTCGACGTCGTCGTAGTGGCTGCGGTGTGCTTCGTCGACGATGACGATGACGTTGCGGCGGTCGCTCAGCAGCGGGTGGTCGAGACGGGAGCTCTTCTCTGCCGAGGACAGCCCGAACTTCTGGAGCGTCGTGAAGTAGATTCCACCCGTCGTTCTGTCGCTCAACTCCTGGCGCAGTTCGACCCGCGACGTGACTTGGCGCGGCTGTTCTGGGAGCAGCGTGCTGCGCTGGAAGGTCTCGAACAGCTGTCCGTCGAGTTCCGTGCGGTCGGTGACGACGACGATCGTTGGATTGTGGAGCTGCGGGTGGCGGCAGACGAGGTTCGCGTAGAGCTCCATCTCCATCGACTTGCCCGACCCCTGCGTGTGCCACACGACGCCGGCGCGCCCGTCACTCGTGACCGCATCGAGCGTCTTGCGAACGGCTTTGTTGACGGCAATGTATTGGTGCGGCTTCGCGATGCGTTTCGCGAGAGCGTCGTCGCCCTCGTCGAACGCGACGAACGAACGCAAGAGCTCGAGCATGCGCTCCTGGTTGAAGAGGCCGTCGAGCACATCGTTGAAGGCGGTGAACCACACGCCCCCCTGCTGGCGTGGGTATGTGTAGCGCCGACCGTCGTCGTCGACGTTCCAGGGTGAGAAATGGTGCAGTGGCGTGAAGGGGGTGCCATAGCGTGCGTCGAATCCATCGCTGACCACGACGAACGCGGCGAACCGGAAAGCGAGCGGAAACTCGTCGACGTACGTGGTCAGTTGGGCACGTGCCTCGATGACTCCGTCGTAGTTCGTGGGGCGCTTGAGCTCGATGATGCTCAGGGGCATGCCATTGACGTAGAGGACGAGGTCGAAGCGGCGATGCGTGTCACGCTGCCGCACCGTGAGCTGGTTGACGGCGAGCCAGTCGTTCTCCTCGGGCGTGGCGCCGAGCACGCGGAGCGTGGGGTTCTGCTCCTGCCCGTCAGCATCGATGTACGTGAGGCGATATCCCTCCGTAAGGATGTCGTGGATCCGCTTGTTCTCGGCGATCGCGTCCTGCGACGTCGCGGATGCGATCTCCTCTGCGGCCTGCGCGATGAAGGACGCGGGCACCTGGGGGTTCAGGCGGCGCATCGCGTCAAGCAGTCGATGCTTGATGAGCGGATCGTCCCACGTCTCGCGTTCGCCTGTGCCCGGGGCGACCTCGGACCCGTGCGTGGTGCGCCATCCGAGCATGTGCAGCTGTTCGAGCGCGTCTTCTTCCCACGCGGCTTCGCTCATCGCGTCGTGCATGCTGACCCTCCTTGGATGTCTGCGATCAGGCTACCGAGCGCGCGCGACGCTATGCCACCGATCGTTGATGAGGGGTCTGATCAGGCCGTATCGGGTACGGCTCCGCCCCGCGCGCCAGGATCGAGGCATCTTGCATCACAGAGAGGAATCATCATGAATGAACCGCATCCGACCGCGCCTGGCGCCCCGCCCCCGCCTGCGCAGCATCAGCCCACGGCAACGGGTCGAACGCCCAGGCGCTCGGTTGCTTCGTGGCTCGTGCCGGCCTGCGGGGGGCTCGTCGTCGGGCTCCTCGCCGCTGGTGCTCCCCTGGGTCTGCTGTGGTCCGACGCGGATGCGCGCGCCTCACAGCTTTCTGAAGCGGTGTCGACGCGAGATGCCGCCGTCTCCGAGGCCGACGAAAAGACGACGGACGCCCGCGCGGAGTCGGGAAGCTTGCGCACGAAGCTCAAGGCCTACGAGCAGCGCGAGGAGGAACTGGAGAAACGTGCGGCGGAGCTCGATGAGCGCGAGTCGGGGCTCGACGACCGCGAGGGCGAGATCTCGTCTGAGGAAGAGCGGGTCGCGCAGAACTCGTTCGGCAGCGGAACTCACGTCGTCGGTACCGACATCCATCCCGGCACCTACCGGACAGATGGTGGCGGCGGCCTCTGCTACTGGGCACGCCTGTCTGGAGGAGGGGGAACGTTCGGCGACATCATCGCGAATGACAACGTCGATGGGCCGACGACCGTCGTGATCTCACCCTCGGATTGGGGCTTCGAGAACACTCGCTGCGGTACGTGGACCCTGGTCGAATGATGCGCGAATCCACCTCAGCAGGGGACGATTGCAAAGTCTCTACGATGCGCCGAGTTCGAGCGAGGTTACTCGCGTTTGTGGCTATGTGCGGCGTGCTCGCGCTCGCCGCGTGCACGCCAGCCGCGGAGTCCGACATGACGTCGGCAGCACCGTCGCCGTCCCCGACGCGCTCTCCGACACCCGATCCGACGCCGACGTCTCATGTTCTGTCGATCGCCGAGGCGGGAGAGCTGTATCTCGACATCGTGTGCGCCTCGAACGCCACCGGTACGGACCTCGAGGGCGCGTTCGAGGATGGCGAGAGTGAGTTCCTTGCGGGCGGTGACCCTGATGTCAGTGCTGTGAACGATGCCGCGGCAAGGCTTGCGGATCAGTATCGCAAGGCGGCGGAGCTCTTCGACGATGACTACTTCGTGTGGCCGGATGAGGTTCGCGATCTGGGTGGTCACGTTCGCGATCGAATGATCGCAGATCTGGGTACGTTGAGCTCAATGACGAACGCGGTGACGTATCGCGACGCGTACTACGCCAGCTTCGGGCAGCCGACGCCGGAGCAGGAGTCGGCTGCACAGGAGATTCGGTACGTCCTCGATCTGCCGAGCGACACGGTGGCCAGCTGCGCGGGTCACGAAGGCGGGTTGCAGGAACGATACGACGCGTTCCTCGAGCGCGGCGAGGGCGAGTAGCGTGATCGAACCGGGTGGCGCGCTGCTGGGCGTCGTGATATCTGCGCTATGCGGTCACAATGCAGGGTTCGTTGTCCCGCGGTCGTCAACCGGTGGGAATCGGGAGGGGCGGCGCAGGCGCTGCATCGCGTCGACGGCGTCGGAGTCGCTCGCGTTCTGTGGCGGCGTTGCGAATCGGGCGGAACACGCAGCGGGGGTCGATCCAAACGGGAGCTTTGACCTGGGGTGCGCCGCCTTGCATTCGGATCTCCCAGCCGGAGTGTTCCAGCCTGTGATGGTGCGCCCAGCACAGGAGGACGCCGTTGTCCGTGTGCGTCGCGCCGTCGTGAGAATGCTCGGTGACGTGGTGGATCTCGCACCACGCGGCGGGGATGGAGCAGCCGGGGATGATGCAGCCACCGTCACGCGCGCCGATCGCCCGGCGCTGATGCGCATTGAAGAGTCGTTCGCTCGTTCCGAGGCGGATGATGCGGCCGGCCCGGTTGAAGACGACCTTTTGCACGGCGCCGGTGCACGCGATCCGGTGCGCGAGAGACGAGGGAGCGGGCACATCCGTGCCGTCGACCGAGGCGACGCCGCCATCCAAGTCGTCGACCGTCGTCGTGACGAGAAGGGTAGGTGCGGCCCCGCCCAGAGACGGCGTCTGGGGAGACGCGGCCGATGTCTGGATCATCGACACGAGAACATCGTGCCTCTTCTGCGGCGCCGTGCGGGGATCGTGAATGTGGTCCGTGTCGCTCCACACCGCATCTTCTGCTGCGTCTTCCGGTGAGGTGCTGAACCGCACCTTCGACCCGGCATACGCGTCGAAGAGCCGTTGAAGGCCCGCGGCTGCTTCGGGGACGAGTTCTCCGCGAAGCGGAATGAGGCCGTGACGCGCTCGCCCCAGCGAGACGCCGCGGTACCGCTCCGCGTCGTCGGAGTCGGGCTCGACGCCGTTGCGATTCAAGAACTCGCTCCACGCACCGACCATGACGCGGAACTCTTCGAAGGTCTCGGGGAGCGCGGCTTCCTCGTCACGAGGCGACCGATCAGTTGCGGAGCTGACGATCTCGCGTTCCGCAACGTTCATCTCCTCGTGCGAGATGCCGCCGCGTCGCTCGAGCTGTTCGAACTCGTCGGTCAAGTGGCAGGCGGCGTCCATACCGAGCTCACCGTCGCGAAGGGCAGCGGCGACGGCGGCGAATGCCGCTGGTCGCGTCTCGCCCGTGAGTGTCGCCCTCGTGCGTGTGCGCCGATCCAACCGGATCCGAGTTCGTAGCGACCGCACGGATACTCGCGTCGTGCGTTCGAGAAGTTCGGTGCCGTTGCGGCAGTCGAACCGTGCCGACAGGCGGTCGTCGTTCGTGCGGCCCGACGTGTCGCGATCCGATCGCACGTCGACCTCCCCCGCGACACGGACGCGCAATGCGTCCACCCTCCGCCCGAGTGCCTCAAGGTCGCTCGATGCGCCAACGAGAGTCGCGTCCGTCAGCGCGTCGATCTCGTCCACAAGACCGTTCAGGCGGTCGGTTGCCGCGGCGAGCCGGTCGCGCACACTCCCCCGGTGGGGCGGAGGCGGTGGCGTCGTCATGCATCCAGTATAGAACAAATGTTCGAATAAAAGAAGGGTTGATGCTGCGCGTTTTGCGGACGTCAGAGCGCAGCGAGGGGCCTGACTCAGCGATAGTCGCGACGGTCAAGCGACGCCTCATAACACGCTCGATCAAGGTTGGTGTTCCAGATGCGACGGGGTGAGGTCGCGCGGAGGCTGCCGAAATGTCGATTCCCCTCCGCTTGCGCGGTGGGGTTGTGCCATGAGGCCGTCTCGATACGTGCGTATCGTTGCGGCTCGAGCGTGTGATGATCGTATACCTCGTCGAGGGCTGGCACCAGATCGGTATCGCGTGACGCGAGGATCACGACGTCGACGTCGATGCGCGCAGCCTCTCGGAGGCAGGCGAGAGCGCACAGGACATCGATGCCTTTCTCTCGCGGGCGGCCTTGAGGGATTCTTTTGCCGTGAATGTCGAGGATCGGGCGTCCGCGAGCATCGCGCTCGAAGTCGTACTTCAGGTCTCTCAGGTGCACTTCTGCGCCCGCTGCCTCCCATTCGGTCTTCTGATCGAGGCACCGACGATTCTGCTCCCAGTCGTAGTCGGCGTGAGGCAGCCCTCGGCATACGATCGTGCGATGCAGCGTGGCGAGCGCGTAACCCTCGCGCTGACGCCGGTTCCGCTCCGCGATGCTGCGGTGAGCAAACTGCATCGGGTGGATCAGCGAGTCGTGTCGCTCTCCGCGGCGGTTGAAGACGTCGTATGCCGTGAGATGGACGTTCTGATAGTCGATAACGACGCTCGCACGCAACGTCATCCGTGCACCCATGAAAAAGCCCCGCCAATCCGGAGACGGCGGGGAGCAATTACCCCATCATTGCAGGTCTTTGACGCGGTGGCAAACGCACACGCCGACCGGGCCGACGGGCGATCCATCCGCTCGAGCTTCATGTCATCTCCTGTTCGTTGCTTGGTCGCCAGGGTAGAGGCGACTTCCGACACGCGAAGGGGCCCGGTGCGTGCTGAGTCCGTTACATATTCGCGTCCGCATGGCTTGCCTCTCGGCGCCGCAGGGCCGCATCGAGTCGTTCTCGCGCCCGAGTCTCACGCCCGGTTGCGCGTGACGAGTGGATGAGCAACATCGCTCCGTGTGGTGCGTATGTCCAGGTCTTCGCCTGTGCGAATCACTGCCGCTTGCCAGCAACCTGCGCGGTGACTCCCGTCCCGGCGAGGGCTGCGACCATGAGGAAGAACGCGCTGAACAATGCGAATGTGGTGTCGACCATCAATGGTGCGGGGGAGATCGTCGCGAAGACGGCCAGGTACAGCACTGCCGTGGTGTGGAGGATCCACCCGAACGCGATCGCCGACTCACGCCCGCGCTCGGGGCGGCGTTCGCGATGTACAGGAACGTATGAGAACCGATCAGCAGTGCTGTCAGCACGGCGTACAGCGTGAAGAAGCCTCCCCAGCCGAAGCCCGCCCGCGCAGCTACCGCCCACGCGACGAAAACACCGACGAGGAGCGAAGCGCATCGTCCGCTCAGCGCGGTTATGGCGACCGGCGGCGACTCGTCAGACTTCTCCAGGCCCATCCTCCGAGGCCGAGGAATGCACCGACAAGGATCGGGGCGACAAGGGCTTCCATCCAGGTGGCCGGGAGTGGGCCGAGAAGGGGCAGGAGCAGGCCGAGACCGACGATGGCGAGGGCGAATGCGAGGAACGCCGCCGCGACGGCAACGTTCAGTGCGGCGCTCGCCCCAAGGCCGAGGGTTCTGCGCGCGTTTCGCACCGCACGGTCACCCATCAGAACCTCGGCGATGGGCACTTCCGACAGGTCTGCTGTGCGCGGCGGATCGAGCACGCAGCGCGCAGCGACGAGGTCGAGCCATTCATAGAGGTCGCCGACCGATACGGTTGCATGCGGAGCCGCAAGTAGTTGCGCCTTTTCTCGCAGAAGTGCGCTGACCACGTGCGCGTCGCGTTCGTGCCATTCGACCGCACGTCCCGGCGTCGAGCGCGCACTCGCGGTCAACCCGACGACGATTTCGGCTTCGAGGGGATCGAGAAGAAAACGCGCCATCGAGGCAGAAAGCGTCGAACCTTCTCCTTCCATGCTTCTGGGCCGTTCATGCGCGAGACCCCTGTACGTGTCATTGGAGCCGCTGAGCCACCGCAGGGCCGTGCTCCCGCGGGTAACGATCTTCCACGCGAACGGCTCGCGGTCGCGGATGACTTTGTCGGCGAATGACGTCGCAGCCGCGCCGATGAGGATTCCCGCGAACGGGATCGCGAACATACTGCCAGCGATGACCATCGCCGTGGTGTAAGGAAGTCCTCCTCCGCTGGCAGCGCTGAGCGCGTCGGCTGTGTAGTTGATCCACATCATCGACGGGGCGAGAAGCGCGATCGGAATGGCGACGAGGGCGCCGACCCTGAACCACCGCTTCGCGAGACGAGCGAAGCGCCGCGCGTGTGCGTAGGGAATCGCGTGTTCCTCGACGAGCGCGTTCCAGGCGTGCGTCGCATTGTCATCGATGACGCCTAGCCGTTCCGAGTCGGCGAGGCGCGCCGGGGGTCGCCGCTCGCGCGGCGTGATCCGCGGTGACGGAAGCGGTGGGACGATGGCAACGATGCCGACGGCGACGAACGCGATCGCGAGGAGGCCGACGAACCAGGTCGACGCGATGATGTTCTCGCCGATGACGCTCGAGTCGACTGCATTGCTCAGGATCATAGGCCGCCTTCCTCGGCGGCATCTTCGATCTCTCGCACGCGGATCTTGCCCGACATGAGGTGGGGGAGCAGCGCATCGCGCGTCGCGGCGAGGGTGCGGTTCTCGGCGATCGCCGCTGCGGCACGCGCGTGGAAGGAATCGACATACGCGTCGAACTCCTGCATCATGCGGCGCGCGGCGAGACGCACCGGAAGCTTCTTGAATTTCCCTCGACTCAGCTCCGGGAAGGTCGCGCCGTTTGCCCACGACTTGAACTCATCCACCCTGCTCCGCATTTCATGAAACAGCCACCACTTGGAGGTACGGTCCGTGGGCCGCACAGTAATGAATCCTTGGTTCACGGCACTTTCAACTTGGAGTACTGCGAATGCGCCGATCGTGGCGCGCGAGGTCATGAGGATCGTTCCGACCGGATATAGCGGTGAGGAGCACGCAGCAAGGCCATCATGGGTGATTGACCGCGCGGTGCACGCAAGATACGGCGCGTCCAACGCCGTGACGTCGGTTGGGGTCGCCCAGTTCAACTCCCCACCCCAATAACTAGAGTTCTTCGTGCTCGGTGTCCCACCGCCACCGATGTCCGCGACTTCTTCGAATCGAGTACCGCCACGGGTCGCCGAATCCAAGTACTTGCGAAATGCGGTGTCCGCAAGCTCATCGGCCGTCGCCGCGAGTCGGGTGTTGGCCGCGATCTTGTCGTCGAGTGCGCCGAGGACCTCGGCGATTGCCTGCTGCTCGGCAGGCGCGGGCCAAGTGACGACTATCGGATGGAGGTGATTCCGGTTGAGCGTTGGGTTTGCGGAGCCTGTATCCAGCCACGAAATGTCGAATCGTGACATGAAATAGTAGACGAAGCGCGGGTAGCTCTTTTTGAAATCTCGCACCCACAATGTTGTGTCATGCGGCCAGTAGGGGCCTGGCAGGTAGAAGGTCTTTCCGAGGGTCCCCTTGCGTCCGATTACGACGCCGGGACCGTCGCGAAACGCCGTGCCGTGGTAGCTCGAAACTCCACCGGAAGAGACGACAGGAACCGTGCCTTCCGTCTGCGACCTACGGGTGATGTCGATGCCGCGTTGAAACGTAATGAAGTCCCCGAGCGGCGCAGTTATCCACTCAGACATCGACCCTCCCCAACTGCTCCCGCACGACCTCGGCCAACCGGGCCGACTCGTCGAACTGGGCGTAGAGCTCCTTCTGCAGGCGCTCGAGCTTCTCTTCGATGGGCTCGCCGTCGTCTTCCACCTCGGGGGCGCCGACGTAGCGGCCGGGGGTCAGCGCGTAATCCGCGGCCTTGATCTCGTCGAGGGGTGCCGAGTAGCAGAAGCCCGCCACGTCCTCGTACGATCCCTCGCCGCGCCCGCGCCAGGCGTGAAAGGTTCCCGCGATCTTCGCGATGTCGTCGTCGCTGAGCGCGCGCTCGGCGCGGTCGACCATGTGGCCGAGGTTTCGTGCGTCGATGAAGAGAACCTCGCCCGAGCGATCCGTGGATCCCTGCGCACCGGCGGCCTTGTTCTTCGCGAAGAACCACACGCACACGGGGATGCCGGTCGAGCGGAACAGCTGCGTGGGCAGCGCGACCATGCACTGCACGAGGTCGGCCTCGACGATCTCCGCGCGGATCTTGCCCTCGCCACCGGAGTTCGACGACATGGATCCGTTCGCCATCACCACGCCCGCCTGACCCTCGGGCGCGAGCTTCGACAGGATGTGCTGGATCCACGCGTAGTTCGCGTTGTTTTTGGGCGGAACGCCGAACCGCCAGCGCGCGTCCTCCTCGCTGCGCGCCCAGTCCTTGATGTTAAATGGCGGATTCGCCATCACGAAGTCGGCGCCCTGCGCCCCGGTGAGATTCGGGTGCACGTCGCGCGCGAACGTGTCGCCCCATCGGGGACCGAGGTTGCCGCCGAGACCGTGGATCGCGAGGTTCATCTTCGCCATGCGCCACGTGCGCTCGTTGAGCTCCTGGCCATACACCGAGATGTCCGCGCCGTCGCCGTAGTGGTGCTCGATGAACTTCTCCGCCTGCACGAACATGCCGCCGGATC
This genomic interval carries:
- a CDS encoding HNH endonuclease signature motif containing protein translates to MTTPPPPPHRGSVRDRLAAATDRLNGLVDEIDALTDATLVGASSDLEALGRRVDALRVRVAGEVDVRSDRDTSGRTNDDRLSARFDCRNGTELLERTTRVSVRSLRTRIRLDRRTRTRATLTGETRPAAFAAVAAALRDGELGMDAACHLTDEFEQLERRGGISHEEMNVAEREIVSSATDRSPRDEEAALPETFEEFRVMVGAWSEFLNRNGVEPDSDDAERYRGVSLGRARHGLIPLRGELVPEAAAGLQRLFDAYAGSKVRFSTSPEDAAEDAVWSDTDHIHDPRTAPQKRHDVLVSMIQTSAASPQTPSLGGAAPTLLVTTTVDDLDGGVASVDGTDVPAPSSLAHRIACTGAVQKVVFNRAGRIIRLGTSERLFNAHQRRAIGARDGGCIIPGCSIPAAWCEIHHVTEHSHDGATHTDNGVLLCWAHHHRLEHSGWEIRMQGGAPQVKAPVWIDPRCVFRPIRNAATERERLRRRRRDAAPAPPLPIPTG
- a CDS encoding NYN domain-containing protein, whose translation is MTLRASVVIDYQNVHLTAYDVFNRRGERHDSLIHPMQFAHRSIAERNRRQREGYALATLHRTIVCRGLPHADYDWEQNRRCLDQKTEWEAAGAEVHLRDLKYDFERDARGRPILDIHGKRIPQGRPREKGIDVLCALACLREAARIDVDVVILASRDTDLVPALDEVYDHHTLEPQRYARIETASWHNPTAQAEGNRHFGSLRATSPRRIWNTNLDRACYEASLDRRDYR
- a CDS encoding restriction endonuclease subunit S; amino-acid sequence: MSEWITAPLGDFITFQRGIDITRRSQTEGTVPVVSSGGVSSYHGTAFRDGPGVVIGRKGTLGKTFYLPGPYWPHDTTLWVRDFKKSYPRFVYYFMSRFDISWLDTGSANPTLNRNHLHPIVVTWPAPAEQQAIAEVLGALDDKIAANTRLAATADELADTAFRKYLDSATRGGTRFEEVADIGGGGTPSTKNSSYWGGELNWATPTDVTALDAPYLACTARSITHDGLAACSSPLYPVGTILMTSRATIGAFAVLQVESAVNQGFITVRPTDRTSKWWLFHEMRSRVDEFKSWANGATFPELSRGKFKKLPVRLAARRMMQEFDAYVDSFHARAAAAIAENRTLAATRDALLPHLMSGKIRVREIEDAAEEGGL
- a CDS encoding class I SAM-dependent DNA methyltransferase, whose protein sequence is MTPRVAAPAAPSTMKELKDTLWKAADKLRGSMDASQYKDVILGLVFLKYVSDAFDERRERIRAELANDGYDDQQIAELIDDVEEYTGSGVFWVPEDARWDFLARNAKGDAAGNSIGFFIDTAMDGVMRENPQLSGTLPRIFNRDNVDQRRLGELVDLFNSARFASQGQSGVEGRRARDLLGEVYEYFLEKFAAAEGKRGGEFYTPAGVVRVLVEMLEPTKGRVYDPCCGSGGMFVQAEKFIEHHYGDGADISVYGQELNERTWRMAKMNLAIHGLGGNLGPRWGDTFARDVHPNLTGAQGADFVMANPPFNIKDWARSEEDARWRFGVPPKNNANYAWIQHILSKLAPEGQAGVVMANGSMSSNSGGEGKIRAEIVEADLVQCMVALPTQLFRSTGIPVCVWFFAKNKAAGAQGSTDRSGEVLFIDARNLGHMVDRAERALSDDDIAKIAGTFHAWRGRGEGSYEDVAGFCYSAPLDEIKAADYALTPGRYVGAPEVEDDGEPIEEKLERLQKELYAQFDESARLAEVVREQLGRVDV